In the genome of Salmo trutta chromosome 18, fSalTru1.1, whole genome shotgun sequence, one region contains:
- the nkx6.2 gene encoding homeobox protein Nkx-6.2 isoform X2 produces MLAVGQMDANRQSAFVLGSTPLAALHNMTEMKTSLFPYTLQNHAGFKAPSLNNLNTQLALGTPHGISDILGRPINSAGQLLSGFPRINGLATAGMYFNPAAVSRYPKPLTDLPGRAPIFWPGVMQSSPWRDPRVPCPAQANMMLDKDGKKKHSRPTFSGQQIFALEKTFEQTKYLAGPERARLAYSLGMTESQVKVWFQNRRTKWRKRHAAEMATAKKKHDSETEKMKESSDNEDDDEYNKPLDPNSDDEKITRLLKKHKATNHSLISPCSNSSDTL; encoded by the exons ATGTTAGCTGTTGGGCAGATGGATGCTAACAGGCAGAGTGCTTTCGTCCTAGGCAGTACACCGCTGGCAGCATTGCACAACATGACCGAAATGAAGACGTCTTTATTTCCCTACACTTTGCAGAATCACGCGGGCTTCAAGGCGCCTTCTCTCAATAATTTGAACACACAGCTTGCCCTGGGGACACCACATGGAATTAGCGATATCTTGGGTAGACCTATCAACTCAGCTGGACAGCTGCTCTCGGGCTTTCCAAGGATAAACGGCTTGGCCACCGCAGGAATGTACTTTAACCCAGCAGCCGTTTCTCGGTACCCGAAGCCCCTGACGGATCTCCCAGGAAGAGCACCCATATTCTGGCCTGGAGTGATGCAGAGCTCCCCTTGGAGGGATCCTCGAGTGCCCTGTCCTG CTCAAGCAAACATGATGCTCGACAAGGATGGAAAGAAAAAACACTCCAGACCAACTTTTTCTGGACAGCAAATTTTTGCATTGGAGAAAACCTTTGAACAGACGAAATACCTTGCTGGCCCAGAGAGAGCTCGACTGGCTTACTCTTTAGGAATGACTGAAAGTCAAGTCAAG GTATGGTTTCAAAACAGGAGAACCAAATGGCGGAAGAGACACGCAGCAGAAATGGCAACAGCCAAAAAGAAACATGACTCTGAAACTGAGAAGATGAAGGAAAGCTCGGACAATGAGGACGATGACGAGTACAACAAACCTCTGGACCCTAATTCAGACGACGAAAAAATCACAAGACTTCTGAAAAAGCACAAGGCTACAAACCATTCCCTGATCAGTCCTTGCAGCAATAGCTCGGACACCTTGTGA
- the nkx6.2 gene encoding homeobox protein Nkx-6.2 isoform X1, with amino-acid sequence MLAVGQMDANRQSAFVLGSTPLAALHNMTEMKTSLFPYTLQNHAGFKAPSLNNLNTQLALGTPHGISDILGRPINSAGQLLSGFPRINGLATAGMYFNPAAVSRYPKPLTDLPGRAPIFWPGVMQSSPWRDPRVPCPDSSIFFVAQANMMLDKDGKKKHSRPTFSGQQIFALEKTFEQTKYLAGPERARLAYSLGMTESQVKVWFQNRRTKWRKRHAAEMATAKKKHDSETEKMKESSDNEDDDEYNKPLDPNSDDEKITRLLKKHKATNHSLISPCSNSSDTL; translated from the exons ATGTTAGCTGTTGGGCAGATGGATGCTAACAGGCAGAGTGCTTTCGTCCTAGGCAGTACACCGCTGGCAGCATTGCACAACATGACCGAAATGAAGACGTCTTTATTTCCCTACACTTTGCAGAATCACGCGGGCTTCAAGGCGCCTTCTCTCAATAATTTGAACACACAGCTTGCCCTGGGGACACCACATGGAATTAGCGATATCTTGGGTAGACCTATCAACTCAGCTGGACAGCTGCTCTCGGGCTTTCCAAGGATAAACGGCTTGGCCACCGCAGGAATGTACTTTAACCCAGCAGCCGTTTCTCGGTACCCGAAGCCCCTGACGGATCTCCCAGGAAGAGCACCCATATTCTGGCCTGGAGTGATGCAGAGCTCCCCTTGGAGGGATCCTCGAGTGCCCTGTCCTG ACTCTTCAATCTTTTTTGTAGCTCAAGCAAACATGATGCTCGACAAGGATGGAAAGAAAAAACACTCCAGACCAACTTTTTCTGGACAGCAAATTTTTGCATTGGAGAAAACCTTTGAACAGACGAAATACCTTGCTGGCCCAGAGAGAGCTCGACTGGCTTACTCTTTAGGAATGACTGAAAGTCAAGTCAAG GTATGGTTTCAAAACAGGAGAACCAAATGGCGGAAGAGACACGCAGCAGAAATGGCAACAGCCAAAAAGAAACATGACTCTGAAACTGAGAAGATGAAGGAAAGCTCGGACAATGAGGACGATGACGAGTACAACAAACCTCTGGACCCTAATTCAGACGACGAAAAAATCACAAGACTTCTGAAAAAGCACAAGGCTACAAACCATTCCCTGATCAGTCCTTGCAGCAATAGCTCGGACACCTTGTGA